TTAGCTCCACACCACAGCCCATCTTCAAGTCTGCCATCTGGTTGCACTCACTCACCCATAAGCTCTCGGCCCAATTCCTGTGAACAGCCCATACCAGACACAAGCCTAGCCCGCTCCCCTACCCCTCCATCTAACCCGACCCATCGCATACAACATAATCCTCTTCCTTCAGATACTTCTAACCCTAACACGCAGCCGCCAGCCTCATCCCCTTCCCAACTTCCAAACCCTAACCCGTCGGCCCCTCCATCGATCGGTGCCTCTTCATCAATCGGAACCCCTCTTCCTCATCACCCTATGCTCACAAGATCTAAGACTCAATCCAATCGCCCCCTCATCCGCACCGACGGCACCATTCCGTGGCCACTTAAATCGTCCCTCTCCCTTACCACGTCCTCCATTGCCATACCAGAAGAACCCTCAAATTTCACTGAAGCCTCTCGGTTTCCGGAATGGAGAGCAGCAATGAATGATGAGTTTGCTGCTCTTCTCCAAAACCGGACATGGGATCTTGTCCCATTCTCCCCTTCTTTCAATATTTTAGGCTCAAAATGGGTTCTCAAATCCAAGAGACGAGCTGATGGCACCCTTGAACGCCGCAAGGCTCGCCTTGTGGCCAAGGGATTTCACCAACAGCCCGGTTTGGATTATGGCGAAACTTTTAGCCCGGTTGTAAAACCGGTCACCATTCGTCTAATCGTTTCTCTTGCAGTTACTCACAAATGGCATCTACACCAACTGGACATACAGAACGCATTCTtacatggagaccttgaagatgACGTATATATGCAGCAACCTCCGGGGTTTGTCAACCCGGATCTTCCTCAACATGTCTGTAAGTTGAAAAAGTCGAtctatggcttgaaacaagccCCTCGGGCTTGGTTTTCCAAGCTCACAGATCGACTACTTCACTTCGGTTTCATTGGATCCAAGTCTGATAgctctctatttatttttagaaataactcagattgtgtttatgtgctgatatatgttgatgatatcgtTGTTACGGGCTCAAATCCAGTTTTAATAACTCAGTTTGTTAATGCTCTGCGTATTCACTTCCCTGTAAAAAGACCTTGGATCTCTACATTACTTTCTCGGTATAGAAGTGTTGAATACAGATTCTGGCATTTTTCTTTCCCAAAATAAATATGTGTCTGATCTTCTCTTCAAAACAAATATGCACCAATCCAAATCTGTGTCAACTCCAATTTCGGCCTCTGAAAAATTAACTAGCTTAGATGGCCCTGCCTTTGAGGATCCCCACATGTATAGGAGCATTGTAGGAAGCTTGCAATATCTGACCTTCACTCGGCCAGATATTGCCTTTGCTGTTAATAAAGTGTGTCAATTCATGCATTATCCACGATTGCCTCACTGGCAAGCCGTCAAACGCATTCTTCGATATCTCAACTCCACTAAACATTTGGGTCTTTACTTTTGCATAAATTCACCAATTAAACTGTGTGCCTTctctgatgctgattgggccggGTGCCCTGATGACCGGAAGTCTACTGGAGGTTTCTGTATCTATTTTGGGTCTCACTTGATCTCTTGGGGGTCTAAGAAACAGCCCACTATAGCTCGGTCTTCCACTGAAGCTGAGTATAAAGCTGTGGCTAATGCTACTTGTGAAGTTTTATGGCTTCAATCTCTATTACAAGAACTTGGAATTTTTTTGGTTGAAGCACCCACACTATGGTGTGACAATCTAGGGGCTACTTATCTCTCTGTAAATCCTGTGTTACATGCTCACACCAAGCATGTTGAACTTGACTTCCACTTTGTCCGTGAGAGGGTGGCTGCAAAAACACTCCAAGTCTCATTCATTTCAAGTAAAGATCAACTTGCTGACATTTTTACTAAACCATTGTCTTCAGCTCGGTTTTCACAACTACGATCAAGCCTCACTCTCACTCCAGTGCCGCTTGAATCGCGGGGGGATGTTAAGACAGAAAATCATTGCTCAAGCACCACCACTACGCACACAAGAAAGGACCTGTCATCCGTTGCATAGTGCTCTGCCTTGTCCTCACAATGCTCTGCCTCCGTACTTATTCAAGAATGAAATTCATCTCCAATGGAATCAAGACGTGGCTAAATCTCATTGAGACACCTGGCTATTTTTTAGTCTATAAATACTTGTACACTGTAGTGATTTATTGTGTATCATCCGAGACAAAGAATATACATGGAATACATGAGACAAGTCTCTTAAGACTTTTATCAAACACCTGCTATGGTTGCTAGTATCATTGTTCAATACGCTAGGcgttatacatattttttaggTTGGAACAAACTTTTTTTATGAAGTGAATATACCGTTTATTGATTTTATCGAAGTGCTTATTTACAGTACCAATGTTTGCTTAATGAATTATCTTCTCCTGCTGATGAAGGCAAATCTTGAGAAATTTGGGTCGGGGCTGGTTTTAGTAGTAGCAGTAGTAGTATGTAAAATTTATCTGTATAGATAGACTGAAAATGTAAATGTACAAAGTCCAGGCTGATGATCGTCCATCGTTCGtgatttcttcttcattttcaatcTTACAAATTATAGTGCAGTGCATAAATTGGTTGTGTTTGTTATCGAGCTTGCAATTGACTGGTTTTCTCTCAAATGTTGCCGAGTCTGTTGGTACACTTCTCAAATGGTTCTGTAGGAAAGTACTAACCCACCGAGCTATTTTCTTCGTCAAGTGCTCCATGGTCTGAGGTTCTTCTTAGGAGGTGGGCCTGGTTGGTCTGGGAAATTTTAAGTGAATTCTATTGGAAATGCCATGAATGTTTTAGATGCTGAAATAAGTtctagaaaaaagaagaaaagaatcaAGCCTATAATATAGGGAATAGAATTACTCGATTTAATTTGCTTACAATTTTCGTGGTTTGAGATGCAATGTGAGAAGTGGCAATAGATACTCGCGCTATCCTTTGGCAAAATAGAAGGGCTACTGAAGTAAGCCGTTAAGTAAAGAATCTGGGatggtttcaatttttttctaagaGTGACAAGGCATCTCTGACGCAGTTGGACCTTCGGGCTTTGGCTAAATATCGGTTTTCCttgtttccttcaaatttgtgCAGATGGGGGGACAAGTATTGGCTTATTCCAAGAGAAATGCTGAAAACGAAGACTGACATGATTTTGGTTTTTGCTAGTGGTATAAGTATTTGTGGGAGAGGCAGCGAAACCCAGTTCTGTTGTTTTTTCCCCCATTGATATTATTGAGACAAGTGAATAATCGCTTTTGGGCGCAGGTAGCCCTCTACCATCCATCCCATTACATTCCATTGTCTCGCATTGTACTGTACCGTATCAGACTAGATACACCTATTGAGTGAGAGAAGGAAGAatatattttcacaattttttattgACAGGGATCCCCATTCATTACTAGATTCCGGTCACTACAGATTGATTGTCCCTATGTAACTACACGGTAGTGGTCTAGGGAGTGCAAGTGCTAGAGCACAGGAGAATGAAGACTAACAAATTCAGCTACAGCGGCTGGACGGATTTCTCTTATTGTTGTCCTAGTTATCAAAATGGCAAAATGCCATAGCGTGGAGCACCTACGAGCAATCTTCTCGTCAGTGGAACGGCGAGAAGActtcatgggtgcaaacaatttttcGAGGTTACTTCCTAGTGAAAAACCtgcgatttaaccagtttcaTGTAAGAAAACTTTCAAGGATGCGGTGCATGGGACCGGAGTTTAATTTGCAGGAATAGATCCAAAGGACCCTGCCTTAGAGAGATTCCCAgacataaatttattttattttatttttaaaaagagcaACGATGACACCTATGCCAGAGGTGAATGAACCTCTAATGGTGACAGCAATAATGGACAGGAACAATATAGTTGCTGAGAAAGTTCAAGATTTGAATGCAGGATACTGCACAGAGGAAATTACGGGTTTATCGTTGGTGCCTTGTGAGGAGGAATGTCTAGGGTTGGGAGAGCAGTTGGGAACTGTGTTTTAGGATAATAGATTGGGTTCTACGTAAGGTTAACGAGATTCAGCATATTGTGGGGCTTTTGTATGGACAATTTGAAGACCAATTTAAAGCACTACTCATTACAATAGAGGTGAGCCACTCGCTTGAAACTAatcaagttttaagaaaaacaagaagTTAAAGCGTCTTTTTTGGACAATTAACTACGACGTTAAGGGAGGTAACTCAAGTCGAGAGAAGACAAAAGGGAGGGCATTATAAAGACATCCTCGAAGGAGTTTCGGTGGAGTATTTCTTTAGGGGGGGTTGGGGTTGGAGAGATGTGTTCTATTTCAATTTGGGCATGATGTATTTTagatagatttctaattttCATGGGCTTTTGGAGTCATTTGGGGCTAGCTAGTATGGGCTAGGtattttcttgtatacgttTAGTGTATTTAATTACtcttattgatatatatatatatatataatatttttgcttataaaaaaaaaaaatgccatagCGTGGAGAAACGCCAGGGTCAGCACTTGGATGCTTGGACAGAAAGGAGGCACAATTTATCTGGATTTCACACGAGGGATATGATTGTCCTAATAACGAATAATGATGCGGATAGGGCCTCCATTTCCTTCCCAGTTCCCATCCATTCTACCAACCTAACAGTAATTTGCTCAAAACAAAGAAGGTTATCACCAACATAACACTTAAAAAAGTTGATGCTCGAATGTGGGATGGATTCATCTCGACCTACTTTGTTAAGACACTTCGCTtctaaaagaaaactaaagaaCTTTGATACTCTTTTTTTAGAGGAAAAGGATTAGCGGCCcaataattaaagtattttattttatctcatctcattattatgatttttttaaatttctatacaatatataataaataatttaattttttttaattttaaaataataataatattaaaaaataatattctaataatattttattcaacttttaaattttatctaaaattatctcatttcatttaactATCCAAACCACACCTTAATAGAAAAGTGGTTTGAGAGTAAAGTTTTTAAGAGTAGGGCTCATGCTTTTATACCCGAATTGTTGGACCAAGTGCTAACAGAAATTAGAGTATGTTTAGATTTTAATTAAGGGATTGTTcgaatattgaaataagatctgataagatgattttatataaaatttaaaaattaaataaaatattattaaaatattattttttaatattattattattttaaaatttaaaaaaattaaattatttattatattttgtgtgaaaatttaaaaaaattgtaataataaaacgaaatagtttctaaatctaaacaaTCTCTAAGTATTGTTGTGCActttatcaagaaaaaaaaaatgttaatataattttgttatttgAGAGGTAGGAGCTATTATTTTCTAGGAAGGAACCAGAAGCTCCGAGCATCCGACCACTCATGGCGTCTACATACAACAGTGAATGCCGACCCTTCTTCAATATTGCGCGTTTCCGACCATATCAATGTCTTTCTATCGGAAAGCAAGTATCATGAAAATCCTATTGATTCTATTTTCCTCTAAATCATCATGaaaaaaacattgaaaataatatatctctAGTGGTATAATCCCACCCTCATTTTAGGATGCATAACATTTACATAATGACGGATTTGTCCGTTTGGAATTCAGGTTGGTGGTTAAAAGGAAGAGTTTATAATAGAACTGTAGATTCAGATATCTTAAAAGAGTAGTGCTACAATTATGAACATTTATGTGGGACCATGTATTCTAGATATTGTTAGATATTTTcaaatagtttatttttaaatattatttaaatacaaaatatattttaaaataaaaattttaatttttttcatttaatcattatctaaccattacaaatttttcaaacattcaaataaaatataaaaaattaatacaattttttcaaattttaaaacaaaaattatattaaaataatattttaattttttaatatttttatttaattttttctctcttctttatacaaaactcaataaacatattaaataaaataattttactattattcataaaatatctcactattatttataaatatattgagatattttaactgttcaaataaacaataaaaaaaatttctttgggGAAGAATGCCTGTATACATATCCCTATTTTTCCCACCATATACTCGATTTCACACTAAGTTGATCTTGATGAGactacaatttatataaattcaaaattcaaaatatttatttttcttgttagtgACTTACTTGGGATTAATTGGGagaatttgtttgattttcatcTGTAACTAACTCGACAATGGATCTTTTTGTTCTCTTTggtatttttatttccttttatttgggtttaatatattttgaaaatatttgaagaatgagatgagataaaaattttataaatattaataaaatagtttgtaaatagtattaagatattttgagttaagtatttattcagttttttgagagaagagagagaaaaatttgaataaaaatattataaaattaatttttttaatttaaaaaaattataataattaatttaaaattatttatatttaaatgatgttaaaaataaaataaaataaaataatataaaattaaactaaataaaataaaataagacgagaacaaatttttttccaaacGTCATCTCCAagtcaagaaacaaaaagaatacAAGTAGGAaagcacaaaaataaaaatcttgcaACTTGTTTGACTTCCATAAAGGCATTCCTTCAGTTTACATTACGTGTCTTTGAATGTACGGAAAATTGGAAATTCTCTCTCAATtagtttaaagaaaaaaattttaaaaaataaaataaatataatatgtgaagattataaataacaaaatatatatatttatgatattgtgtttttcaaaattaggattCATTCTCGAATTTTATAAAGTCCGACATATGTTATATATTCAATTCTAATatgcatttaattaaatagattagatctcttaattttaattagtttattttgtattttttgaataaaaactaCCAACTCCGAATAACGCATTTTttggatatatttatttttgaatattcCGATTTCCGCCTCACCAACCACTTGTCTCCTTCCATATATCTTCCTTAATTTCATAAGAAATACTTTAATggcaataaaattttataacaataaatttataaattagcataatttaatattattaaattactataaaatagattcaatatttaataaatttatatgaaatctgtctaattttaattttttttttaaagatatttttgtgTATCACGTAGATTAGTCCAATGCTTATCACATGACATAATGGTTGTGGCAGTAAACAAGAGGTCAGTGTCTGATCTCTCTGAGAGATAGTGAGTGACCACTGATTGGGCAAATCATCTTAACTGAAACTATAGATTGGAATAGGATTCAGATTCAATTCATTTCTTCACAttgtatttggtttttattCCAATTTTACCCTCCCATCTGCTTCGATATTACAATGCagaaattcttttatatatatatatattaatactttttataGAATAAAAAGATGCTCGTCAATCACCATGGAAAAGAAAAACGAGCGTGTCCACGATTGCACTCAAAAGTTAccaaaagttattattattaagagggattttaaaaaaaaaatgttttatttaaattcctttttataaagggaaagaggttaaaaaataattccaaaaCCTATAAATGATTTGCTTACCATACAATTTTCGTTCGGTAagtattaaagaaagaaaaaaaaaatgcaataatggCATTTATGTTATTTAACTAAAACAATAGGGACCGAAAGAACCGAGAAATGACACGTTTCCTTTCAAGGAAGTCCTTTTCCGTGTCCTATTCTTCAACAATACACCCGACTCGCACCCATTATACATTTATCTCCGTGAtccctctccctcttcctctcacTGCCGTCGACGCAACAACGAGAATACCCCACCAAACCAAACAGACTGTTTCGGAGCTTTCGCTCTTCTGTGTTTCGTTCGTCTTTGAAGCTATGGACGAGAACACAGCTGTCATTGAAGCGATTCTAAGAGAGCAAGAGGAGGAAGACCAAGCAGAGAGGAATAAGAACAAGAACCATATCAAGGAGAGCCAAAACGTCGACAAATTCGCCTGGCAAACGGTGTCCTATCATAAGCGCAATAGGAAGGCTTCCAGGACTCGACTGGGGGAGAATTCGACCGATCTCCAGAGTCGCCGGCCCAACGTCGCCGCCTCCTCCGTCAATGTCTTCAGCTCCATCGAGCAGCACTCCGAGGAGCGCCTCCGCCGCACGCTTGAGACCCAGATCGCAGACGAAGCAGTAGAGGGATCGAAGAGACATTCCGACGACGGTGAAGACAGCGACCCTGAGGTCTCCGCCGCAGTACAGAATGGTGACGTGAAGCCTAAGAAGCCAAAAAAGCCGAAGAAACCCAAGGTGACAGTGACTGAAGCTGCGTCTAAGATCGATGCCGCTGAGCTCAGCGCTTTCCTCATTGATATCACCGTAAGCGCTATCGTATCTTCAAATTTAACTTCTCAGCACCATGATCGATTCTTTCTTCATAAGTTCCGGATTAAATTATTGTGCATGATGCGGTAAAGAGTTTTTATTTAGCGTTTGTATTCCTTTTTTCGATATTCTGCTTAGGCATCGTACGAATCGCAACAAGATATACAGCTGATGCGATTCGCGGATTATTTTGGCCGCGCATTCGCGTTGGTGAGTGCGGCTCAATTTCCGTGGTTGAAGACATTGAAAGAGTCTAGTGTTGCAAAGACGGTTGATGTGAGTTTTCGCTTCAATTCTTAATTTATCTAATTCGCTCTGAATTTCTGAGGTAGGAGAAACGTTGAATATATGGATCTTTTGGCATGAATTGATAAAGATATGTAGGTGGAAAAGAGAAAATAGAGGCAAAAGGACCCTGGAGAATGTGGCTTTTTGATGTGAGGTGTATAATGCGTGAAAAGTAAATCTAACTTGTTGTGAAAAGCATGATTTTTTTCGTGTATATGTTATGATGTATTTTGTGAATGCATGTGGGTGTTAGTCTGTGAAATGTAGAATGCACTTCTGCTGAGTTTTCTGTCAAAATCTTAAGCCCTTCTTCAAATTGAGTTTTGAGTACATGATGGCTGCTCCTTGAAATGTCTTGATATTTGATAAGGTAATTTTACAATTATTGTAGTCTGTTTTCTTGATCTCAAGTATGCAGTATGTTGTCTAATCATTGATTAGCCATTTGCTATGATTCTGTTTCCATAATCTCAAGTTACTGATCGCTTATACTTTTGGACTGTAATGAtacgtatttatatatatatatataaatcttttgtttaatttgtaactcaattgttaatttttagatattttatttttcatttttaatcattatttgATACTCTTTACAGATTCCTCTTTCCAGTATACCTGAAGATGTTTATAAAACATCAGCTGACTGGATTGGAAAGCGGTCTTCTGACGCACTTGGGTCCTTTATGTTATGGTCATTGGATAGCATTTTCAATGACCTTGCAAATCATCAAACAGCTGCCAAGGGATCCAAAAAGGTGGCTCAGCAATTATCTTCAAAGTCTCAGGTAGCTTTCTAATCAGATCTTCCTTATGATTCCATTATGTTGGTTGTAGTATATGAGAACTTGGTGCTCTGTAGTTCATATCAGCTCTTGCATATTAAATGCTCTGTTCCAGCAAAATTGTAGAAATTACGTTGTAGAATCTAGATGTTAGAGTACAGTAGAAGATGGTTCAGCAATCATCTTCAAATTCTCTGCTCTGTAGTTTCTGGTCTTTTTGCAGTTACCACTTAATCCTAAGTTAACTTTAATATAACCATAGCCTCAAAATGATACAATGCAAGGGCACATCTTCCAAGAGAAAATCTTAACGTGGTACTTGTtcaaccacttctggtggttaCCATTCATTTCATAAGAGCACCCAATTGAATAGTAACTTAAGGCCTCACAAATTGAAGTCCAACTGAGGCCCTGGGAAACATGTTATCAATGGTGCATTTAGTGGAACTGCCCCCAAGTTTGGGGATTTtcaggttcaacacctcatttGAATTCTATATTGACAATGCtgtattttcatttaaattctaTAATGTCAACTTCTTGTCTGGCCACAAACAATTTACATATCTTCTGTTCAGCTTAGTGAGTagttaatttgaaaataatgtGTTGTTGGAACTGCAGGTTGCCatatttgttgttttagcaaTGGCACTGCGAAGAAAACCTGATGTGTTGATCAGTTTATTGCCTATAATTAAGGAAAATCCAAAATATCAAGGACAGGATAAGCTTCCAGTCActatttgggtgatttctcagGTGAATGTCATTGATACTAGTAATCTGATGTTCCTGTATAGATCATTTTTGTGATtgatagtattttttaattggatCTTGTGGATTGTATAGGCAATGCAAGGAGATTTAGCAGTTGGGTTATACGCATGGGTTTATTTACTCCTGCCTATACTGGGCAGCAAGTCAGGCTGTAATCCGCTTTCCAGAGACTTAATTTTACAGTTGGTGGAGAGGTTAGACATATTTTTAGATTGATCTTAACTTTTATTTGTTATCTTTTACTTGTGTTCAAAACCATCTTCATTCGTAATTGCAGCtatcttcttctcttcctcacttttgtttgtttatttatttttaaatttattttcatcccTTAAAACCAGAATTTTATCTACCCCAAAAGCTCGCACTATTCTGTTAAATGGTGCTGTCAGAAAGGGGGAGCGCGTGGTGCCGCCATCAGCTCTTGAGCTTTTGTTGAGGATTACTTATCCAGCATCATCAGATCGGCTAAAGGTGGGCATCAGTGCATCACTTGGAGTATGCGTGCTGTATACTTATgatatttactctttttttatgtatttttaatctctccctctctcaggCAACTGAAAAGTTTGAAGCCATATATCCTATTTTAAGGGAGGTTGCCCTTGCTGGTTCCCCGGGAAGCAAAGCAATGAAGCAAGTTGCACAACAGATTTTAAACTTCGCAATCAAAGCTGCTGGAGAAGGTAGTGCCCCCCCcccacaaagaaaaaaaaaaatagagactATTTTGAAGTGCTGGACTTTTGGTTTATGACTGTCAAAGCTTGACTTAaaaatgcatctgcaggtatCTCTGGCCTGGCACAGGAAGCAAGTGACATTTTTATTTGGTGTTTGAGTCAAAACCCTGAATGTTACAAGCGATGGGTGAGCATTTTAAACTCAATATATTTATGGTTTTGCCTTTTTACTTGtctcaataaaaattttattcatcaaaaataaataaataggctcaatattttatggttttcttttctaatttaaGACCATTATCCCCGATTATCTACCCGTCATTGAATTTTGTCTTCACTTTGGAAACAGGACATGCTTTATCTGGATAATCTTGAAGCAAGTGTTGTTATTCTGGGAAAGCTGTCTGATGAATGGAAGGAGCACTCTGTGAAACATCGTACTCTGGACACGTTGAGGGAAACTCTTCAGAGTTTCAAGCTGAAGGTAACTGTTTTTCAGATATTGTAGGCAAGATAATATGTCAGTTTGAGCACATTGAAATCTCTTTCAAATTGTCCTAGTTTTTTCTGCTCATAGAAAAAGTTGCAAACTGTTCAGAAGTATGGCCCTAGCACCACTCTCCCACCCCTCTGGGACCTCTCACCCCCGCTTTATCCAAAGGGAGTGGGGGAAGTGAAAAGGCACTATAACCTTTTGTCACCCCTCTTGTGATTCTTATCATAAGGATTGAAATTTCCACGGCCAAAAGATTTCGTTATTGTACAATTTCTGACCTAAAAATCCACCGACTTTATGATGTATCTAATTTGGATTTTGAAATTCATTATAACTGCCGATCATAAAATTTGAGTAGAAGTATACCATATTGTTGCTCACTTGTTTCATTTTCTGGTCATTCAGAATGAGAAAGCATTGGCAAAGGGAGATGATGGTGCTCACCATTCATCATTGAAGGATGCAGACAAGTACTGCAAGTTGATTTTGAGGCAATTATCACGAGGCCGTGGATGCATGAAGAACATGGTCTTTGTGTCTGTTGCACTTGCTGTTGGTGCCGCAGTTTTGTCCCAAAACGTGCAATCTTGGGATTATAGGAAGAAACTCTCAGAGATACTGAACTTTCCTTGAAACTGTCTCAGCTCAGACTCATGCACA
This is a stretch of genomic DNA from Carya illinoinensis cultivar Pawnee chromosome 3, C.illinoinensisPawnee_v1, whole genome shotgun sequence. It encodes these proteins:
- the LOC122302892 gene encoding uncharacterized protein LOC122302892 encodes the protein MTRFLSRKSFSVSYSSTIHPTRTHYTFISVIPLPLPLTAVDATTRIPHQTKQTVSELSLFCVSFVFEAMDENTAVIEAILREQEEEDQAERNKNKNHIKESQNVDKFAWQTVSYHKRNRKASRTRLGENSTDLQSRRPNVAASSVNVFSSIEQHSEERLRRTLETQIADEAVEGSKRHSDDGEDSDPEVSAAVQNGDVKPKKPKKPKKPKVTVTEAASKIDAAELSAFLIDITASYESQQDIQLMRFADYFGRAFALVSAAQFPWLKTLKESSVAKTVDIPLSSIPEDVYKTSADWIGKRSSDALGSFMLWSLDSIFNDLANHQTAAKGSKKVAQQLSSKSQVAIFVVLAMALRRKPDVLISLLPIIKENPKYQGQDKLPVTIWVISQAMQGDLAVGLYAWVYLLLPILGSKSGCNPLSRDLILQLVERILSTPKARTILLNGAVRKGERVVPPSALELLLRITYPASSDRLKATEKFEAIYPILREVALAGSPGSKAMKQVAQQILNFAIKAAGEGISGLAQEASDIFIWCLSQNPECYKRWDMLYLDNLEASVVILGKLSDEWKEHSVKHRTLDTLRETLQSFKLKNEKALAKGDDGAHHSSLKDADKYCKLILRQLSRGRGCMKNMVFVSVALAVGAAVLSQNVQSWDYRKKLSEILNFP